In the Corynebacterium gerontici genome, one interval contains:
- a CDS encoding M20/M25/M40 family metallo-hydrolase yields the protein MQHKLFDDTLALLTSLIQGACVNNLTPESGQEVRNADTLERFFADSGAQVQRFEPVPGRVSIAFTVPGSDPQAAPITLLGHTDVVPVDEARWSLDPFSAEVRDGKIYGRGSVDMLFITAVMAAVTREVAREGGLPGTVTFVGLADEEARGGLGAAWLREHHPDAFSWEHCLSETGGAHLPTADGSDAVTVYVGEKGAAQRRIHVRGDAGHGSAPYAKDSSIVKIGEVARRIAEIQPKVSDDDVWRGFVHAFRFDPQTETAVFSGTDYTPLGELAAFGDAISHLSIAQTVLRAGQAINVLPSHAWLELDIRTLPGQSDEDVDALLYEALDGIDVEIEHLICEEATVSPIEHPLYAVLSEVLQELFPGAAVVPTIAAGGSDLRFARRAGGVGYGFAAHARERTLGAVHAQLHSHDEYLHLEDLDLTLQAYDAVVRKFCGDSRGSE from the coding sequence ATGCAGCACAAGCTTTTCGACGACACCCTCGCCCTCCTCACCTCCCTGATCCAAGGGGCGTGCGTGAATAACCTCACCCCGGAATCCGGGCAAGAGGTCCGCAATGCGGACACGCTGGAGAGATTCTTTGCAGACTCTGGGGCACAGGTTCAGCGCTTCGAACCTGTACCGGGACGGGTGAGCATCGCGTTCACCGTACCCGGCAGCGATCCGCAAGCTGCCCCAATCACATTGCTGGGGCACACCGATGTGGTGCCGGTGGATGAGGCTCGTTGGAGCTTGGATCCATTTTCCGCCGAGGTGCGCGATGGCAAGATCTACGGCCGCGGCAGCGTAGACATGCTCTTCATTACCGCCGTCATGGCCGCAGTTACCCGGGAAGTTGCGCGCGAGGGTGGACTGCCCGGCACCGTGACCTTTGTCGGGCTTGCCGACGAAGAAGCCCGTGGCGGACTCGGGGCCGCCTGGCTACGTGAACATCATCCCGATGCGTTCTCCTGGGAGCACTGCCTTTCAGAAACCGGCGGTGCCCACCTGCCCACCGCCGATGGTTCCGATGCAGTAACGGTGTACGTAGGTGAAAAAGGTGCAGCCCAACGCCGCATTCACGTGCGAGGTGATGCTGGGCATGGCTCGGCGCCCTATGCCAAAGATTCCTCAATTGTGAAGATCGGCGAGGTAGCACGCCGAATAGCTGAGATTCAACCCAAGGTGAGCGACGATGATGTGTGGCGCGGGTTCGTGCACGCCTTCCGCTTTGATCCACAGACCGAGACCGCGGTATTCAGCGGCACGGACTACACCCCGCTTGGAGAACTCGCGGCGTTCGGTGACGCCATCTCGCATCTGAGCATTGCCCAAACGGTGCTGCGAGCAGGGCAGGCAATCAATGTGCTGCCCAGCCACGCCTGGCTGGAGCTAGACATTCGCACCCTGCCCGGCCAGAGCGATGAAGACGTTGATGCACTGCTATATGAAGCCCTGGATGGCATCGACGTTGAAATCGAGCACCTCATCTGTGAAGAAGCCACCGTCTCCCCTATCGAGCATCCCCTCTATGCAGTGCTCTCGGAAGTGTTGCAGGAACTGTTCCCCGGCGCAGCAGTAGTACCGACGATTGCCGCTGGAGGATCCGACCTGCGCTTCGCGCGGCGCGCCGGTGGCGTCGGCTATGGCTTTGCCGCCCACGCCCGCGAAAGAACGCTCGGCGCCGTCCACGCGCAACTGCATTCCCACGACGAATACTTGCACCTTGAGGATCTTGACCTCACCCTCCAGGCCTATGACGCGGTAGTTCGAAAGTTCTGCGGAGATTCCAGAGGCTCAGAGTGA
- the bioB gene encoding biotin synthase BioB, with amino-acid sequence MSAAILELAREKVLEKGEGLSKDEVLEVLKLDDSHINELLELAHEVRLKWCGEEVEVEGIISLKTGGCPEDCHFCSQSGLFQSPVRSAWLDIAGLVEAAKQTQKSGATEFCIVAAVKGPDERLMSQLEEAVAAIKSEVDIEVAASVGILTQEQVDRLAAAGVHRYNHNLETARSFFPNVVTTHSWESRRDTLRMVAEAGMEVCSGGILGMGETLEQRAEFAADLAELNPTEVPMNFLDPRPGTPFEDKELMETADALRAIGAFRLALPKTILRFAGGRELTLGDLGTEQGLLGGINAVIVGNYLTTLGRPMEEDLDMLGKLRLPIKALNTSV; translated from the coding sequence ATGAGCGCAGCGATTCTGGAACTTGCACGCGAGAAGGTGCTGGAAAAGGGCGAGGGCCTGAGCAAAGACGAAGTGCTCGAGGTGCTCAAGCTCGACGATTCGCACATCAATGAGCTGCTTGAACTCGCCCACGAAGTGCGTTTGAAGTGGTGCGGCGAGGAAGTCGAGGTGGAAGGCATCATCTCGCTGAAAACCGGTGGTTGCCCCGAAGATTGCCACTTCTGCTCTCAGTCCGGACTGTTCCAATCGCCGGTGCGTTCCGCATGGCTCGACATCGCTGGCTTGGTGGAAGCCGCGAAGCAGACTCAGAAATCCGGTGCCACCGAGTTCTGCATCGTGGCCGCTGTTAAGGGCCCGGACGAGCGTCTCATGAGCCAGCTTGAAGAGGCCGTCGCTGCCATCAAGTCTGAGGTGGACATCGAGGTTGCTGCCTCCGTTGGCATTCTCACCCAAGAGCAGGTGGATCGTCTGGCTGCCGCCGGTGTGCACCGCTACAACCACAACTTGGAAACCGCGCGCTCCTTCTTCCCCAACGTTGTGACTACACACTCTTGGGAATCGCGCCGCGACACGTTGCGCATGGTTGCCGAAGCGGGCATGGAAGTGTGCTCCGGCGGCATCCTCGGCATGGGTGAAACCCTGGAGCAGCGCGCAGAATTTGCCGCTGACCTGGCAGAACTTAATCCCACCGAAGTGCCCATGAACTTCCTCGATCCACGCCCGGGCACTCCGTTTGAGGATAAAGAACTCATGGAAACCGCCGACGCCCTGCGCGCCATCGGTGCCTTCCGTCTGGCGTTGCCCAAGACCATCCTGCGCTTCGCTGGCGGCCGTGAGCTGACACTGGGTGATCTCGGCACTGAGCAGGGGCTCCTCGGTGGTATTAATGCGGTAATCGTTGGCAATTACCTCACCACGCTGGGCCGCCCGATGGAAGAGGACTTGGACATGCTGGGCAAGCTGCGTCTTCCCATCAAGGCGCTGAACACGAGTGTCTAA
- a CDS encoding methylated-DNA--[protein]-cysteine S-methyltransferase: MYCSTLRTPCGPLSIQATDMGVRFVSFQALEEQPNQHTAAAKKQLEQYFSAKRHRFELTFDLEPGPAFRRRAQSMLDRIPYGERWTYSQLAGALGKPSAARAVGSACASNPVPVLLPCHRVVPASGGIGNYAGGVAWKQALLDLEAGNLIEHWRL, translated from the coding sequence TTGTACTGCAGCACGCTGCGCACCCCTTGTGGCCCGTTGAGTATTCAAGCCACTGACATGGGGGTGCGCTTTGTGTCTTTTCAGGCGCTCGAAGAACAGCCGAATCAGCACACCGCCGCCGCGAAAAAGCAGCTTGAACAATATTTTTCCGCCAAGCGCCATAGATTTGAGCTCACATTTGATCTTGAGCCGGGGCCAGCTTTCCGGCGACGGGCCCAAAGCATGCTGGATCGTATTCCCTACGGTGAGCGCTGGACCTATTCACAGCTTGCCGGTGCATTGGGGAAGCCGAGCGCGGCACGCGCGGTGGGCAGCGCATGTGCTTCAAACCCTGTACCGGTGCTTCTGCCGTGCCATCGCGTTGTTCCTGCTTCGGGTGGAATCGGCAACTATGCCGGTGGAGTGGCGTGGAAGCAGGCACTATTGGATTTGGAAGCGGGCAATTTAATCGAACACTGGAGGCTCTAG
- the thiD gene encoding bifunctional hydroxymethylpyrimidine kinase/phosphomethylpyrimidine kinase: MCASAPLSHAPSRPRVLSIAGTDPTGGAGAQADIKAISAAGGYALSAITAIVSQNTQGVREVFTPPTSVLASQLNSISEDVAIDAIKIGMLGQSATVKCVCDWLTRQLPNNVVIDPVMVATSGHRLLDNEAEHALRELLPLATLITPNIPELAVLAGGEPATSLEAAIEQAQELQQHCDTAVLVKGGHLGCKPLNALVSAQSVAIIDNERVHTLNTHGTGCSLSSAIATRLGAGDDLLRACTWATRWLHGALVHADALHVGKGNGPVDHFYYLEPPVFD; the protein is encoded by the coding sequence ATGTGCGCCTCAGCTCCCCTTTCTCATGCACCCAGCCGCCCTCGCGTACTCTCCATCGCCGGTACCGATCCCACCGGTGGCGCAGGGGCGCAAGCGGACATCAAGGCGATCAGCGCAGCAGGCGGTTACGCCTTATCCGCTATTACCGCGATCGTGAGTCAAAATACGCAAGGCGTGCGTGAGGTTTTTACCCCACCAACGTCGGTGTTGGCCTCGCAATTGAACAGCATCAGCGAAGATGTAGCCATCGATGCCATCAAGATTGGCATGCTTGGTCAGAGCGCCACCGTGAAGTGCGTGTGCGATTGGCTCACGCGGCAACTGCCGAACAATGTGGTAATTGATCCGGTGATGGTTGCTACCAGTGGGCATCGGCTACTCGATAACGAAGCTGAACATGCGCTACGTGAGCTGCTACCGCTAGCGACGCTGATCACCCCAAATATCCCTGAACTTGCGGTGCTCGCCGGTGGTGAACCTGCCACTTCCTTGGAGGCGGCGATCGAACAGGCTCAAGAACTGCAGCAACACTGTGACACTGCCGTGCTTGTGAAAGGCGGCCACCTCGGATGCAAACCACTGAATGCACTGGTGAGCGCGCAATCAGTGGCGATTATCGACAATGAGCGGGTGCACACCCTCAACACCCACGGCACTGGTTGCTCACTTTCCTCCGCCATCGCTACCCGCCTGGGAGCCGGAGACGATCTATTGCGGGCATGCACCTGGGCCACGCGATGGTTACACGGCGCGTTGGTTCACGCCGATGCGCTGCATGTAGGCAAGGGCAATGGCCCGGTGGATCACTTCTATTATCTAGAGCCTCCAGTGTTCGATTAA
- a CDS encoding VIT1/CCC1 transporter family protein — translation MSISESVLEHYEPHDSNLNSRLNWLRAGVLGANDGIVSVAALLLGVIAAGSSDAAIFSAGIASTVAGAVSMALGEYVSVSAQHDSEKMLIAKERSELQEFPEQERDEMAQILGSYGISESTALQAAEEISAGDPIRAHLRLELGIDSEDLTNPIHAAFSSAISFALGALLPLLAAWLAPHAAIAVALVTLLALFITGFVSAKLSETSPSRSCMRLVIGGMAGLALTYGAGALFGAAG, via the coding sequence ATGAGCATCAGCGAATCAGTACTCGAGCACTACGAACCGCACGATTCCAACCTAAATTCCAGACTGAACTGGCTTCGGGCTGGAGTCCTGGGCGCTAATGACGGCATCGTCTCCGTAGCTGCCCTACTTTTAGGCGTTATTGCCGCGGGCAGTTCGGATGCTGCGATCTTTTCCGCTGGCATTGCGTCCACGGTGGCGGGTGCAGTGTCGATGGCGCTCGGTGAATACGTTTCTGTGTCCGCCCAGCACGATTCTGAGAAGATGCTCATTGCCAAAGAACGCAGCGAGCTTCAAGAATTCCCTGAACAGGAACGCGACGAGATGGCCCAGATTCTCGGCTCTTACGGCATCTCGGAGAGCACTGCGCTTCAAGCCGCAGAAGAAATCAGCGCGGGTGATCCCATTCGAGCCCACCTTCGCTTAGAACTCGGTATCGATTCTGAGGACCTCACCAATCCAATCCACGCCGCGTTTTCTTCTGCCATTTCTTTCGCCTTGGGCGCGCTGCTTCCCCTGCTTGCGGCCTGGTTAGCACCTCATGCAGCGATCGCCGTAGCACTGGTGACCTTGCTGGCATTGTTCATCACCGGATTTGTATCCGCCAAGCTTTCAGAAACCTCACCCTCGCGCTCCTGCATGCGTTTGGTGATCGGCGGCATGGCGGGCCTTGCGCTCACCTACGGTGCGGGTGCACTCTTCGGGGCAGCCGGATAA
- a CDS encoding esterase/lipase family protein, with the protein MDHTLPLAARLPSRRIFEDDWRARPTPEHPFSVVLIHGTGVTKGDWMELGEDLRTLGYAVFAPDFGYRSTTLVEESTAQVAAYLDVVLQITGAQKLILVGHSQGGIIARRWLHHLGGAQYTHQLVCLGVPNHGTTHGGVMSPLGKSKRGGAVLDTLIQGFFGQSGFQMLNDSDIITALNARGETCKGVHYSCITTLSDRIIQPVESCFLLGANNLYVQDMDSKIFVSHEDLPHHPLVREMVVDEIVAAEPQLPHEA; encoded by the coding sequence ATGGATCACACCCTCCCACTCGCTGCACGTCTGCCTTCCCGCAGGATTTTTGAAGACGATTGGCGTGCCCGCCCCACCCCAGAACATCCCTTCTCCGTCGTGCTGATCCACGGCACTGGCGTCACCAAAGGCGATTGGATGGAGCTGGGCGAGGACCTGCGCACCCTCGGCTATGCAGTTTTCGCCCCCGATTTCGGCTATCGATCCACCACCCTGGTGGAAGAATCCACAGCTCAGGTTGCCGCCTACCTCGACGTGGTCCTGCAGATCACGGGGGCGCAGAAGCTCATTCTCGTAGGACATTCCCAGGGTGGGATCATCGCCCGGCGCTGGTTGCACCACCTGGGCGGGGCTCAATACACCCACCAACTCGTTTGCCTGGGAGTGCCCAATCACGGCACCACGCACGGCGGTGTCATGAGCCCACTGGGCAAGTCCAAGCGGGGCGGGGCGGTGCTGGACACGCTAATCCAAGGCTTTTTTGGGCAGTCGGGCTTCCAGATGCTCAACGATTCCGACATCATCACGGCACTCAACGCCCGAGGTGAAACCTGCAAAGGGGTGCACTATTCCTGCATCACCACCTTGTCTGATCGAATCATTCAGCCGGTGGAGTCTTGCTTCTTGCTGGGCGCCAATAATCTCTATGTGCAAGACATGGACAGCAAGATCTTCGTGTCACATGAAGATCTGCCGCATCACCCCTTGGTGCGCGAAATGGTGGTGGATGAGATCGTCGCCGCCGAGCCGCAACTGCCCCACGAAGCCTAA
- a CDS encoding gamma carbonic anhydrase family protein, whose protein sequence is MQEPLIIAVNGKTPKIHESAFIAPGATIIGDVEIGPDASVFYGCVLRADIQAIRVGARTNIQDNCVLHVDRDAACTLGDDVTVGHMALVHGSQVGDGTLVGMKATLLSRSRVGAGSLIAAGAVVLEGQEIPAKSLAAGIPAKVRRELSDEQSQSFIPHAGRYVDISKVHAGHAEVLNLQDVRFS, encoded by the coding sequence ATGCAAGAGCCACTGATTATTGCGGTGAACGGGAAGACACCAAAAATTCATGAGTCCGCTTTCATTGCGCCGGGTGCCACGATCATTGGTGATGTGGAGATCGGCCCGGATGCTTCGGTGTTTTATGGCTGCGTGTTGCGCGCGGACATTCAAGCGATTCGGGTGGGGGCGCGCACGAATATTCAGGACAATTGCGTGCTCCATGTGGACCGCGACGCCGCTTGCACTCTGGGCGATGATGTCACCGTTGGGCACATGGCGTTGGTGCATGGTTCGCAGGTTGGCGATGGCACCTTGGTTGGTATGAAGGCTACGTTGCTTTCTCGGAGCCGAGTGGGTGCCGGAAGCCTGATCGCTGCGGGTGCCGTGGTGCTGGAGGGGCAAGAGATTCCTGCAAAGTCGCTGGCAGCTGGTATTCCGGCGAAGGTGCGTCGTGAGCTCAGCGATGAGCAATCCCAGTCCTTCATTCCGCACGCGGGCCGCTACGTGGACATTTCCAAGGTTCATGCGGGGCATGCGGAGGTATTGAATTTGCAGGATGTTCGTTTTAGCTAG
- a CDS encoding ROK family transcriptional regulator → MHTLARSAPVSYFARPTLPAASCLHFIRHFQPITRGELVQYTGKSQPTVTRAVAALLDAQLIRERNDLAIVQGPGRPKIPLVLAPSPFVQVGVAIGTHTTYVGAYSIRGNALQEQLVHTTAAKQSPEQFIATIADAIRHVAAATNLRLASIGVSTSGTIGRFGYVNAPNLGWRGVPLHELLSTHFDVPLSVSTAIQAIAGAELQSQTPDEPHTTLVLHSDDSIGAALADAKEVRTLEVERSSLLEASIQLVRSYTPSAVVLAGDTFGSKAEARLFHQSLLQEAAQPVQVRIYPAHLENARAAARAVAMERLMHDPLELA, encoded by the coding sequence ATGCACACCCTCGCGCGCTCAGCCCCCGTGTCCTACTTTGCGCGCCCAACGCTGCCCGCAGCGTCTTGCCTGCACTTCATCCGTCACTTTCAACCCATCACCCGTGGCGAATTGGTGCAGTACACCGGAAAGTCGCAGCCCACAGTCACCCGCGCTGTCGCAGCATTGCTTGACGCCCAACTCATCCGGGAGCGAAACGATCTCGCCATCGTGCAAGGGCCAGGCCGTCCAAAGATTCCGCTGGTGCTCGCCCCAAGCCCATTCGTGCAAGTTGGCGTAGCAATTGGTACGCACACCACCTATGTTGGCGCCTACTCCATTCGCGGGAATGCCTTGCAGGAGCAACTGGTGCACACCACTGCAGCCAAGCAGAGCCCCGAGCAATTCATCGCGACCATCGCCGACGCCATTCGTCACGTCGCCGCCGCAACCAATCTGCGCCTGGCCTCAATCGGCGTATCCACCTCCGGCACCATCGGCAGATTCGGCTACGTTAACGCCCCAAACCTCGGATGGCGCGGCGTTCCCCTGCACGAATTGCTGAGCACCCACTTCGATGTCCCCCTCAGCGTCAGCACCGCCATCCAAGCTATCGCCGGCGCAGAGCTGCAAAGTCAGACTCCCGATGAACCCCACACCACCTTGGTTCTGCACTCCGATGACTCTATCGGCGCAGCCCTCGCAGACGCGAAAGAGGTGCGAACCCTAGAGGTTGAGCGATCCTCGCTGCTTGAGGCCTCAATCCAGCTCGTCAGAAGCTACACCCCCAGCGCGGTCGTGCTGGCTGGCGACACCTTCGGCTCCAAAGCCGAGGCACGGCTCTTCCACCAAAGCCTCCTTCAGGAGGCGGCGCAGCCAGTGCAGGTGCGCATCTATCCGGCGCACCTGGAGAACGCTCGCGCCGCTGCACGCGCTGTCGCCATGGAACGCCTCATGCACGACCCCCTCGAACTCGCCTAG
- a CDS encoding formate/nitrite transporter family protein — MSTHHAGSHDARVTKKKPIAHAVNSEESSVSEATERLVEEGTTRIRRPLVALITTGVMGGLEIGIGLLAKYIVVRETGNELLGSIAFSIAFVILLLAHSELFTEGFLVPVSAVVAGKASLRGLLRFWAGTALGNLIGAAIIMWILVKAYPGAHEYFIEEGTHYSSMGLSLSGFLLAALGGMMLTLVTRMHQHSEETMPQVISSMIGGSMLAGTGMLHSVLDTLYIFGGMFAGADISIVSWLGFVWWVALGNMAGGLLLVSGIRFVRARGSIQSSSSGSDREKAKKRASALIQKH, encoded by the coding sequence ATGAGCACTCATCACGCAGGTTCGCACGATGCTCGTGTAACCAAGAAGAAGCCTATAGCCCACGCCGTGAACTCGGAAGAAAGCTCCGTTTCAGAGGCTACGGAGCGTCTGGTGGAAGAGGGCACCACCCGTATTCGACGGCCTTTGGTGGCACTCATCACTACCGGCGTTATGGGTGGGCTAGAGATCGGCATCGGCCTGCTTGCCAAATATATCGTGGTGCGCGAAACCGGTAATGAACTGCTAGGAAGCATCGCCTTTTCCATCGCCTTCGTAATTTTGTTGCTGGCGCATTCAGAGCTGTTCACTGAGGGCTTCTTGGTGCCTGTTTCTGCTGTGGTTGCCGGTAAGGCTTCACTCAGAGGTCTTTTACGTTTCTGGGCTGGAACCGCCCTGGGCAACTTGATTGGCGCGGCCATTATCATGTGGATTCTGGTGAAGGCCTATCCCGGCGCGCATGAGTACTTTATTGAGGAAGGCACGCATTACTCGTCGATGGGATTGAGTCTTTCGGGGTTCCTCTTGGCCGCACTGGGCGGCATGATGTTGACCCTGGTCACGAGGATGCACCAGCATTCTGAGGAGACAATGCCGCAGGTTATTTCTTCCATGATCGGCGGTTCCATGCTCGCGGGTACGGGCATGTTGCACTCGGTGCTGGACACCCTCTACATTTTCGGCGGTATGTTCGCTGGCGCGGACATTTCGATCGTGAGTTGGTTGGGCTTCGTCTGGTGGGTTGCTTTGGGCAATATGGCAGGCGGCTTGCTGTTGGTATCGGGTATCCGCTTCGTCCGTGCTCGTGGAAGTATCCAGAGTTCCTCTTCGGGATCTGATCGCGAGAAGGCCAAGAAGCGCGCTTCGGCGCTTATTCAGAAGCATTAG
- a CDS encoding TIGR00730 family Rossman fold protein, producing MSVPATQPPVTQLRARPMRPEDIDLRTRAYLANINRFGAQYSAEDIAQAPYSEYLSFVPDRGDIGIVLYDAEDQVVGTMWVTFIKGLGYVADNVPEMVLNVDPTWQGRGVGSWLIQEATAHGRHHGWPGITLNVEKQSPARKLYARHDFVTQTHSTDDSSIMLKALAPEIRSVAVYCDSAHGARDEFTRAARALGAGLADRGVKMVFGGGSVGLMGETANACLAAGGRVHGVMPKTLVDLELSHPDLSELDITETMAERKTRMEELADAFVALPGGMGTLEELFEVLVRQQLGPHTGPVGLLNTEEFWDPLLTALRSMADEGFIPARYLDAIVVAENVDDLFDGFQRWASPGLKW from the coding sequence ATGAGCGTTCCAGCAACACAACCACCGGTCACCCAATTGCGCGCCCGCCCAATGCGGCCGGAGGACATTGATCTGCGTACTCGTGCGTACCTGGCTAACATCAACCGATTTGGTGCACAGTACAGTGCTGAGGACATTGCCCAAGCTCCCTATAGCGAGTACTTGAGCTTTGTTCCGGATCGCGGTGACATCGGCATCGTGCTCTACGACGCCGAAGATCAAGTGGTTGGCACCATGTGGGTCACCTTCATTAAGGGGCTGGGTTATGTTGCTGACAATGTGCCTGAAATGGTGCTCAACGTCGATCCCACTTGGCAGGGACGTGGCGTAGGCTCTTGGCTCATCCAGGAGGCCACCGCACACGGCCGCCACCACGGTTGGCCTGGGATCACGTTGAACGTCGAGAAGCAAAGCCCCGCGCGGAAGCTCTATGCCCGCCACGACTTCGTCACCCAGACGCACTCCACTGATGATTCCTCGATCATGCTGAAGGCCCTGGCGCCGGAGATTCGAAGCGTGGCAGTCTACTGCGACTCCGCCCATGGAGCCCGCGATGAGTTCACCCGTGCAGCGCGCGCATTGGGGGCGGGCTTGGCGGACAGGGGCGTGAAGATGGTGTTCGGCGGCGGCAGCGTGGGTCTCATGGGCGAGACAGCTAACGCTTGCCTTGCAGCGGGTGGGCGAGTACATGGCGTGATGCCAAAGACATTGGTGGACCTGGAGTTGTCGCACCCAGATCTCAGTGAGTTGGATATCACCGAGACAATGGCCGAGCGGAAAACCCGCATGGAGGAGCTGGCCGACGCCTTCGTGGCCTTGCCCGGAGGCATGGGAACGCTTGAAGAACTGTTTGAAGTTCTCGTGCGCCAGCAATTGGGCCCACACACTGGCCCCGTTGGCCTCTTGAATACGGAAGAATTCTGGGATCCGCTGCTCACCGCTTTGCGTTCCATGGCGGATGAGGGGTTCATTCCAGCACGCTATTTGGATGCAATCGTTGTGGCCGAGAACGTGGATGATCTTTTTGATGGTTTCCAACGATGGGCAAGCCCCGGGTTGAAGTGGTAA
- a CDS encoding MarR family winged helix-turn-helix transcriptional regulator codes for MQRIFHAYLDEWNITYTQYLVLRQLWQRDGQTLTELADPLDLDSGTLSPLLRRMENAGLIERKVVDLDYRLKRLFLTQRSKDIQPQVAKMNAEMAEELQLGDQEVDALESLVNKLMAR; via the coding sequence ATGCAAAGGATCTTTCATGCCTACCTAGATGAATGGAACATCACGTACACGCAGTATTTGGTGTTGCGGCAGCTTTGGCAACGCGATGGTCAAACACTGACCGAGTTGGCAGATCCGCTCGATCTCGACTCGGGTACACTCTCACCCCTGCTGCGGCGCATGGAAAATGCTGGCCTTATTGAACGCAAAGTGGTGGATTTGGATTATCGCCTCAAACGGCTGTTTCTCACCCAACGATCGAAGGATATTCAGCCCCAGGTGGCCAAAATGAACGCTGAAATGGCCGAGGAACTGCAGCTCGGCGATCAAGAAGTTGATGCCTTGGAATCGCTGGTGAACAAGCTCATGGCGCGCTAG
- a CDS encoding AbrB family transcriptional regulator, whose product MPSFPAPPDRNLAARWAIVVPASVALGWILQLFDVPAAWILGGIVVSASMALGTRKELPMNKRLFSFGRGFIGIIAALPLLATGVGTLLTFVLPGMAVTAITLGIGIIGGLLLAHFQTAISKQTGILSMLAGGASIMPLLAREFGADFRYVALSQYLRLLAVSVSLPFVAHWLLQTGEHPQYTGGALSMHEQPWWAITVVVLIAAFGESLGRKLHVPVPSVLAPLLLMLLVGAIAPPADFTPPYPLRVFAFLSIGWMCGGSLSFPTLKSFARLLPATLAFIAVLLFGCAASAWPLTHWLGITYFEAYLATSPGALETVLALSAEGGAGPAVVAIQIIRLLGVLLLASALPKLRRSNSGT is encoded by the coding sequence ATGCCCTCTTTTCCAGCGCCACCGGATCGCAATCTCGCCGCACGCTGGGCCATCGTTGTCCCCGCATCGGTGGCCTTGGGGTGGATTTTGCAGCTATTCGACGTCCCCGCGGCATGGATTTTAGGCGGCATCGTGGTATCAGCATCGATGGCATTGGGCACGAGGAAAGAGCTGCCGATGAACAAGCGATTGTTCAGCTTCGGACGCGGCTTCATCGGGATCATCGCCGCACTCCCCCTCTTAGCCACTGGTGTAGGCACGTTGTTGACATTTGTTCTGCCTGGCATGGCGGTCACCGCCATTACCTTGGGGATTGGGATTATCGGCGGCCTGCTGCTTGCCCATTTCCAAACCGCGATTTCTAAACAGACGGGCATTCTGTCCATGCTGGCCGGCGGCGCGTCGATCATGCCGTTGCTGGCCAGGGAGTTTGGTGCCGACTTCCGATACGTCGCATTGAGTCAGTATCTAAGGCTTTTGGCTGTCTCGGTATCCTTGCCTTTTGTTGCCCATTGGCTGCTGCAAACAGGTGAGCATCCGCAGTACACGGGCGGTGCACTGAGCATGCACGAACAGCCGTGGTGGGCCATCACCGTCGTGGTGCTGATTGCCGCCTTCGGCGAAAGCCTGGGCAGAAAACTACACGTTCCCGTGCCTTCTGTCTTGGCGCCACTGCTGTTGATGCTGCTGGTGGGAGCCATCGCGCCGCCGGCGGACTTCACTCCACCATATCCTCTGCGCGTTTTTGCGTTCCTAAGCATCGGGTGGATGTGTGGCGGCTCATTGTCTTTTCCCACGTTGAAATCTTTTGCACGCTTGCTTCCCGCCACCCTCGCATTTATTGCAGTACTACTGTTTGGCTGCGCCGCAAGTGCTTGGCCGCTGACCCACTGGCTAGGCATCACGTATTTTGAGGCGTACTTGGCTACTTCGCCCGGCGCTTTAGAAACGGTCCTGGCCCTTTCCGCTGAAGGTGGAGCGGGCCCGGCAGTTGTGGCGATTCAGATTATCCGTCTCCTGGGCGTGTTGTTACTCGCGAGCGCGCTACCGAAGTTGCGGCGCAGCAACAGCGGAACCTAG